A stretch of the Haloplanus aerogenes genome encodes the following:
- a CDS encoding pyridoxal phosphate-dependent aminotransferase encodes MTDFDFAARVERVEPSATLAISNLANELEAEGIDVVDLSVGEPDFDTPANIKEAAKASLDAGDTSYTSSNGVPELREAIAAKLQADGIDCTADNVIVTPGGKQALYEIFHTLIDQGDEVALLDPAWVSYEAQAKMAGADLARVDLSPYGFQLEPALDDLAETVSDDTELLVVNSPSNPTGAVYSDAALEGVRDLAVDHDITVISDEMYQDITYGVEPTSLATFEGMEDRTITVNGFSKAYAMTGWRLGYFCAPEDFVSQAGKIQSHSVSCAVNFVQHAGIEAIRNTDDAVVEMRDAFRERRDMLADLFADHGVDVPVGDGAFYMMLPVDDDDQAWCEGAIEDAHVATVPGSAFGTPGYARISYAASQERLREGVERLADHDYI; translated from the coding sequence ATGACGGACTTCGACTTCGCGGCGCGTGTCGAACGGGTCGAACCGAGTGCGACCCTCGCGATCAGCAACCTCGCCAACGAACTGGAGGCCGAGGGGATCGACGTGGTCGACCTCTCGGTCGGTGAACCCGACTTCGACACGCCGGCGAACATCAAGGAGGCCGCCAAGGCCTCGCTCGACGCCGGCGACACCAGCTACACTTCCTCCAACGGCGTCCCCGAACTCCGCGAGGCCATCGCGGCAAAACTGCAGGCCGACGGCATCGACTGCACGGCGGACAACGTGATCGTCACGCCCGGCGGCAAGCAGGCGCTCTACGAAATCTTTCACACCCTGATCGATCAGGGCGACGAGGTGGCCCTCCTCGACCCGGCGTGGGTATCCTACGAGGCGCAGGCGAAGATGGCCGGCGCCGACCTCGCTCGCGTCGACCTCTCGCCCTACGGCTTCCAGCTCGAACCGGCGCTCGACGACCTCGCGGAGACCGTCTCCGACGACACCGAACTCCTCGTCGTCAACTCGCCGTCGAACCCCACCGGCGCCGTCTACTCCGACGCCGCCCTCGAAGGAGTCCGTGACCTCGCCGTCGACCACGATATCACCGTCATCTCCGACGAGATGTACCAGGACATCACGTACGGCGTCGAGCCGACGAGCCTCGCCACGTTCGAGGGCATGGAAGACCGCACGATCACGGTCAACGGCTTCTCGAAGGCCTACGCGATGACCGGGTGGCGGCTGGGCTACTTCTGTGCGCCCGAGGACTTCGTCTCGCAGGCGGGCAAGATCCAGTCCCACTCCGTCTCCTGTGCGGTCAACTTCGTCCAGCACGCCGGCATCGAGGCGATTCGCAACACCGACGACGCGGTCGTCGAAATGCGCGACGCTTTCCGCGAGCGACGCGACATGCTCGCCGACCTCTTCGCCGACCACGGCGTCGACGTGCCCGTCGGCGACGGCGCGTTCTACATGATGCTGCCTGTCGACGACGACGATCAGGCGTGGTGTGAGGGCGCCATCGAGGACGCCCACGTCGCCACGGTTCCGGGCAGCGCGTTCGGCACGCCCGGCTACGCCCGCATCTCCTACGCGGCGAGTCAGGAGCGACTGCGGGAGGGCGTCGAGCGACTGGCCGACCACGACTACATCTGA
- a CDS encoding DEAD/DEAH box helicase — MRVRDLPLSRTTIDHFESRGIDELYPPQAAAVEAGVTEGRRLVAAVPTASGKTFVATLAMLTADGPGLYIVPLRALAREKYETFSEVPDVSVGISTGDFDSSAAELGDNDIVVATSEKVDSAIRNGADWISDLACVVVDEVHLVGSEGRGPTLEVTLATLQRRAPGVQIVALSATVANPDELADWLDAGLVQSTWRPVDLRTGVYAGGAVGFDDDTQRQVSVAGDPDDATDATEALVAETVDDGGQALAFVRSRREAETLAERLAGVGSSPEVAEEIRDLDGTETGRRLADCVEGGVAFHHAGLRSAHRIAVERAFRDRRLRAICATPTLAAGVNVPARRVVIRDQKRYTGSGMEWLPTLEVHQMCGRAGRPHLDPYGEAVLVGDPTIRDELWERYVEAEPERVDSKLADPNALRTHVLSIVASDFAASREGVLDVLDATFFAHGTPTDELSGVLDTAIADLVEMEMIVDENGLAATDLGTQVSRQYVTPATGARIVDGLRTAAGMTEVTGLTALEIVCDTPDMQDTYLGNRERADMYRFAQAHADEFTTRMGETDDFEGWLTAVKTARILHEWTEGASAEDLVEQFRIGPGDLESRIERAEWLLGAADAIAGIVDVAADVPFRDRRARL; from the coding sequence ATGCGCGTCCGGGACCTCCCGCTGTCGAGGACGACGATCGATCATTTCGAGTCGCGGGGGATCGACGAACTGTATCCGCCACAGGCCGCGGCGGTCGAGGCCGGCGTGACCGAAGGTCGCCGCCTCGTCGCCGCGGTCCCCACCGCCAGCGGCAAGACGTTCGTCGCCACGCTGGCGATGCTGACCGCCGACGGGCCGGGACTGTACATCGTCCCGCTCCGGGCGCTCGCCCGTGAGAAGTACGAGACCTTTTCCGAGGTTCCGGACGTGAGCGTCGGCATCTCGACCGGCGACTTCGACTCCTCGGCGGCCGAACTGGGCGACAACGACATCGTGGTGGCGACGAGCGAGAAGGTGGATTCGGCCATCCGCAACGGCGCCGACTGGATTTCCGACCTCGCCTGTGTCGTCGTCGACGAGGTACATCTGGTGGGGAGCGAGGGGCGCGGGCCGACGCTGGAGGTGACGCTCGCCACCCTCCAGCGCCGGGCGCCGGGCGTCCAGATCGTCGCGCTCTCGGCGACGGTCGCCAACCCCGACGAACTCGCCGATTGGCTGGACGCCGGCCTCGTCCAGTCGACGTGGCGGCCGGTCGACCTCCGAACGGGCGTCTACGCCGGCGGCGCCGTCGGTTTTGACGACGACACCCAGCGACAGGTGTCGGTCGCCGGCGACCCCGACGACGCCACGGACGCGACCGAGGCGCTCGTCGCCGAAACGGTCGACGACGGGGGGCAGGCGCTGGCGTTCGTCCGCTCCCGCCGCGAGGCGGAGACGCTGGCGGAGCGGTTGGCGGGAGTGGGCTCGTCGCCGGAGGTGGCCGAGGAGATTCGCGACCTCGACGGCACCGAGACCGGCCGTCGTCTCGCGGACTGCGTCGAGGGCGGCGTCGCCTTCCACCACGCGGGCCTGCGGAGCGCTCACCGGATCGCCGTCGAGCGCGCCTTCCGCGACCGTCGCCTCCGCGCCATCTGCGCGACACCGACGCTCGCGGCGGGCGTGAACGTTCCCGCGCGCCGGGTCGTGATCCGTGACCAGAAACGGTACACGGGGTCGGGGATGGAGTGGCTACCGACGCTCGAAGTCCACCAGATGTGTGGCCGTGCGGGCCGGCCCCATCTCGATCCGTACGGCGAGGCGGTGCTGGTGGGCGATCCGACCATCCGCGACGAACTGTGGGAGCGCTACGTCGAGGCGGAACCGGAGCGCGTCGACTCCAAACTGGCCGATCCGAACGCGCTCCGAACGCACGTCCTCTCTATCGTTGCCTCGGACTTCGCGGCGTCGCGCGAGGGCGTCCTCGACGTACTCGATGCCACCTTCTTCGCCCACGGGACGCCGACGGACGAACTGAGCGGCGTCCTCGACACGGCCATCGCGGACCTCGTCGAGATGGAGATGATCGTGGACGAGAACGGATTGGCGGCGACGGACCTCGGCACGCAGGTGTCCCGGCAGTACGTCACGCCCGCGACGGGCGCCCGCATCGTCGACGGCCTGCGGACTGCGGCGGGAATGACCGAGGTGACGGGGCTGACCGCCCTCGAAATCGTCTGTGACACGCCGGACATGCAGGACACGTACCTTGGCAACCGCGAGCGCGCCGATATGTACCGCTTCGCGCAGGCTCACGCCGACGAGTTCACGACCCGCATGGGTGAGACGGACGACTTCGAGGGGTGGCTGACGGCGGTGAAGACGGCGCGCATCCTCCACGAGTGGACGGAAGGCGCGAGCGCGGAGGATCTGGTCGAGCAGTTCCGCATCGGGCCGGGGGATCTGGAGTCGCGGATCGAACGCGCCGAGTGGTTGCTCGGCGCGGCCGACGCCATCGCCGGCATCGTCGACGTGGCGGCCGACGTGCCCTTCCGCGACCGGCGGGCGCGACTCTAG
- a CDS encoding outer membrane protein assembly factor BamB family protein — MPSITRRRLLGSGVVATLAAGTYGAYRLHRGATDATFAPWTPTPGTWPLRRYDPANTAHNPNATPPRESPPDRTVVSAATTARQPRFAPLVGADHLVTHGSGLVAVPRGGEQLALERDTSIPLAGFGPDGHLHTVDADRPATVVGYDTDLREAYRTPLRDDNPQGLTVSTREVYVGCESGAVRSLDPDSGRRWRVDGAMPALADGRLYAADAPLDGTVAYAPRTGLDRRLDVGPERVWSAGPTDGFPHPPAVAEGRLVLGTYAEGGGVVVALDTDSGDRLWEPRPLGRDVATPAIVGDRGYTAVETADGSGAVVALDLTTGETRWRDDVEWAATTPVVAGETLVVAGERADGTATVRAYDAGGDVLWTHAFEAGTGGAGGLALVEDRVLVTVGATLYELSF; from the coding sequence ATGCCCTCCATCACCCGCCGCCGCCTCCTCGGCAGCGGTGTCGTCGCCACCCTAGCCGCCGGCACCTACGGCGCCTACCGCCTCCATCGCGGCGCGACGGACGCGACGTTCGCCCCGTGGACGCCCACCCCCGGCACGTGGCCGCTCCGTCGGTACGACCCCGCGAACACCGCACACAACCCGAACGCGACCCCACCTCGCGAGTCGCCGCCGGATCGCACCGTCGTGTCGGCCGCGACGACCGCCAGACAGCCCCGATTCGCCCCGCTCGTCGGTGCCGACCACCTCGTCACGCACGGGTCGGGTCTGGTGGCCGTCCCGCGCGGCGGCGAGCAACTGGCGCTGGAACGCGACACTTCGATCCCGCTCGCCGGCTTCGGGCCGGACGGTCACCTCCATACGGTCGACGCGGATCGGCCGGCGACCGTCGTCGGCTACGACACCGATCTGCGCGAGGCCTATCGCACCCCCCTCCGCGACGACAATCCGCAGGGGCTGACCGTCAGCACCCGCGAGGTGTACGTCGGCTGTGAGAGCGGCGCGGTTCGATCCCTCGACCCCGACAGCGGTCGGCGCTGGCGCGTCGACGGCGCGATGCCCGCTCTCGCTGACGGACGGCTGTACGCCGCGGACGCGCCACTCGACGGGACCGTCGCGTACGCGCCGCGGACGGGTCTCGACCGCCGTCTCGACGTCGGCCCCGAGCGAGTCTGGAGCGCCGGGCCAACGGACGGCTTCCCCCACCCTCCCGCGGTCGCCGAGGGTCGCCTCGTCCTCGGCACCTACGCGGAGGGTGGCGGCGTGGTCGTCGCCCTCGACACCGACTCGGGCGACCGGCTCTGGGAGCCGCGACCGCTCGGCCGGGACGTGGCGACCCCCGCCATCGTCGGGGACCGCGGCTACACGGCGGTCGAGACGGCCGACGGGAGCGGCGCCGTCGTCGCCCTCGACCTCACGACCGGCGAGACGCGCTGGCGTGACGACGTCGAGTGGGCCGCCACCACGCCCGTCGTCGCCGGCGAGACGCTCGTCGTCGCCGGGGAGCGTGCGGACGGGACGGCCACGGTCCGCGCCTACGACGCCGGCGGCGACGTGCTGTGGACGCACGCGTTCGAGGCGGGAACGGGTGGGGCGGGCGGACTGGCCCTCGTCGAGGACCGCGTGCTCGTCACGGTCGGAGCGACGCTGTACGAACTCTCGTTCTAG
- the trxA gene encoding thioredoxin — MSDTDDIERIREQKREQLEQQTSGGAAPDDPVHVEDAAHLDDLTSEYDVVLVDFYADWCGPCQMLEPIVASLAAETPAAIAKVDVDANQGLASKYGVRGVPTLVLFADGEPVERIVGVQDKERLAGLIEQHAPGAAQ; from the coding sequence ATGAGCGACACCGACGACATCGAACGGATCCGGGAACAGAAGCGCGAACAGCTCGAACAGCAGACGAGCGGGGGCGCGGCCCCCGACGACCCCGTCCACGTCGAGGACGCCGCCCATCTCGACGACCTGACGAGCGAGTACGACGTAGTGCTCGTAGACTTCTACGCCGACTGGTGTGGACCCTGTCAGATGCTCGAACCCATCGTGGCGTCGCTGGCGGCGGAAACGCCGGCGGCCATCGCGAAAGTCGACGTCGACGCGAACCAAGGGCTCGCCTCGAAGTACGGTGTTCGCGGCGTGCCGACACTCGTGCTGTTTGCCGACGGCGAACCCGTCGAGCGCATCGTCGGCGTCCAGGACAAAGAGCGGCTGGCTGGTCTGATCGAACAGCACGCGCCCGGCGCGGCCCAGTAG
- a CDS encoding oxidoreductase, producing the protein MARLSDPLRIGDVTLPNRLYRAPLLECAGNGEDAVDRLIDHLEPAAAAGAGLVCQGATIVRGEGGCAAPGMTRVHDPDFVARLGRLTDRLHEYDAAVAIQLEHGGLRSMETWHAGYRDDHPDLQQLAVSRPPALLRTLDRLGFLHYDSHVLTTAEVYDLADDFGRAAGRAVDADYDIVHLAGANMGIVHQFLSPFYNRRDDEFGDGVRFLEAVHDAVRDHAGDVPLMTKVPAETAAPPVIRRRLTRADAVDICRRLDRIGYDALVPVSGSVFWDMSIVRGQFPARAWRDEGFREGYAEAFGGRLRAGLVALANRIQSHWYDFEPAWNADLCRTVRDAVSVPVLCEGGIRERPRIDRLLNDACDAVGMARPFYAEPELPARLLADGEASAVCASCNNCAVPQVTGAPGVCRTPAVLDEVGKLRKSGAYDRE; encoded by the coding sequence ATGGCCCGACTCTCCGATCCCCTCCGGATCGGTGACGTGACGCTTCCCAATCGGCTCTACCGCGCGCCCCTCCTCGAGTGTGCGGGCAACGGCGAGGACGCGGTCGACCGTCTGATCGACCACCTCGAACCCGCTGCGGCCGCGGGCGCAGGGCTGGTGTGTCAGGGGGCGACCATCGTCCGCGGCGAGGGTGGCTGTGCCGCCCCCGGCATGACGCGCGTCCACGACCCCGACTTCGTCGCCCGACTCGGCCGCCTGACCGACCGCCTCCACGAGTACGACGCCGCCGTCGCCATCCAACTCGAACACGGCGGCCTGCGGAGCATGGAGACGTGGCACGCTGGCTACCGTGACGACCACCCCGACCTCCAGCAACTCGCCGTCTCCCGCCCGCCAGCCCTCCTTCGAACCCTCGACCGCCTCGGCTTCCTCCACTACGATTCGCACGTCCTCACCACCGCGGAGGTGTACGACCTCGCGGACGACTTCGGCCGTGCCGCGGGCCGCGCCGTCGATGCCGACTACGACATCGTCCACCTCGCCGGTGCCAACATGGGCATCGTCCACCAGTTTCTCTCCCCCTTCTACAACCGCCGCGACGACGAGTTCGGGGACGGCGTGCGTTTTCTGGAAGCCGTCCACGACGCCGTCCGCGACCACGCCGGCGACGTGCCCCTGATGACGAAGGTGCCGGCGGAGACGGCGGCACCGCCCGTGATCCGGCGCCGCCTCACCCGCGCCGACGCCGTGGACATCTGCCGTCGCCTCGACCGGATCGGCTACGACGCCCTCGTTCCCGTCTCCGGCTCCGTCTTCTGGGATATGAGCATCGTCCGCGGCCAGTTCCCGGCGCGAGCGTGGCGCGACGAAGGCTTCCGCGAGGGCTACGCCGAGGCGTTCGGCGGCCGTCTCCGCGCCGGACTGGTCGCCCTCGCCAATCGCATCCAGTCCCACTGGTACGACTTCGAACCGGCGTGGAACGCCGACCTCTGCCGGACCGTCCGCGACGCGGTGTCGGTGCCCGTCCTCTGCGAGGGCGGCATCCGCGAACGCCCGCGTATCGACCGCCTCCTCAACGATGCCTGCGACGCCGTGGGCATGGCCCGGCCGTTCTACGCCGAACCCGAACTCCCCGCGCGCTTGCTCGCCGACGGCGAGGCGAGCGCCGTCTGTGCCTCCTGTAACAACTGCGCGGTGCCGCAGGTGACTGGCGCCCCCGGCGTCTGCCGGACGCCGGCAGTGCTCGACGAAGTGGGGAAACTCCGCAAGTCCGGGGCGTACGACCGGGAGTGA
- a CDS encoding DUF4349 domain-containing protein: MNRGRTISAVLVVVVLLAGCGGSAGGAEVSGGGGADSADLAEQTASQAVERDAEAGDGGGNGGGDGSAAQTVATGRSIIRTGEVRLRVDDYEAARRNLTAAVEARGGYVSDSSQQVHDRGEESWTSGRVVLRVPAEDFSGMMADVEGEGRVLESSTSTQDVTDQVVDLQARLENLRAERDRLRELYQRANDTEDVLAVERRLSEVQTEIERTEARLQSLQRRVAYSTITVEMTEPRPDRPAPDQWYDTPVLAAFLDSVHGVGVVLRATVVAAAYAAPYLVVFLTPFAIAGGLLYRYRGRILGGDGGGDSTDDET, encoded by the coding sequence ATGAACCGAGGACGAACGATCAGCGCAGTACTCGTGGTGGTGGTGTTGCTCGCCGGGTGTGGCGGGTCGGCCGGCGGCGCGGAAGTGAGCGGCGGTGGTGGCGCCGACTCGGCGGATCTCGCCGAGCAGACCGCCTCGCAGGCTGTCGAACGCGACGCCGAAGCCGGCGATGGCGGCGGAAACGGGGGCGGTGACGGCAGCGCGGCCCAGACGGTCGCAACCGGCCGGTCGATCATCCGAACTGGCGAGGTTCGCCTCCGGGTCGACGACTACGAGGCGGCGCGAAGGAACCTGACCGCCGCCGTCGAGGCCCGTGGCGGCTACGTCAGCGACTCTTCCCAGCAGGTCCACGACCGAGGGGAGGAGTCGTGGACCTCGGGCCGAGTCGTCCTCCGAGTACCCGCCGAGGACTTCTCGGGGATGATGGCCGACGTCGAGGGTGAAGGCCGCGTCCTCGAATCGAGCACGTCGACTCAGGACGTGACGGATCAGGTGGTCGACCTGCAGGCGCGACTGGAGAACCTCCGCGCCGAGCGCGACCGACTTCGGGAACTCTACCAGCGCGCCAACGACACCGAAGACGTCCTCGCGGTGGAGCGCCGGCTCTCGGAGGTCCAGACCGAAATCGAACGCACGGAGGCGCGCCTCCAGAGCCTCCAGCGCCGGGTCGCCTACTCGACCATCACCGTCGAGATGACCGAACCGCGACCCGACCGCCCCGCGCCCGACCAGTGGTACGACACGCCCGTCCTCGCGGCCTTCCTCGACTCCGTCCACGGCGTCGGCGTCGTCCTCCGGGCGACGGTCGTCGCCGCCGCCTACGCCGCCCCCTACCTCGTCGTCTTCCTCACCCCCTTCGCCATCGCTGGCGGCCTCCTCTACCGCTACCGGGGTCGGATTCTCGGTGGCGACGGTGGCGGCGACAGCACCGACGACGAGACCTAG
- a CDS encoding DUF7260 family protein: protein MTARIDDALGAVAEERVSVQAEYDALETFDRRVAELSTVTVSPGSPLVADPQPSGQSLERARTAYAETMMSVPHYEAEYGDTVAESLAAEFGDDLAAALLGGTALTPELRDAVRAAATAARHEREEFLDVLDREADSLATAEDDVATLRADLDALDDRPLSGRSFDDLHDLWSTFREFQSRVDGIALHRQETIRGHRSDLPGVPTDLCEYLYADLSVSYPVLATLADLGDDLERARGRVARALASTA from the coding sequence ATGACGGCACGGATCGACGACGCACTCGGTGCGGTCGCCGAGGAACGGGTGTCCGTGCAGGCCGAGTACGACGCGCTGGAAACGTTCGACCGCCGGGTCGCCGAACTCTCGACGGTCACCGTTTCGCCGGGATCGCCACTCGTGGCCGATCCGCAACCCTCCGGACAGTCGCTGGAGCGCGCCCGGACGGCGTACGCGGAGACGATGATGAGCGTTCCTCACTACGAGGCTGAGTACGGCGACACCGTCGCGGAGAGTCTGGCCGCCGAGTTCGGCGACGATCTCGCGGCCGCGTTGCTCGGCGGGACGGCGCTGACGCCGGAACTTCGCGACGCCGTTCGCGCGGCGGCGACGGCGGCCCGACACGAACGCGAGGAGTTTCTCGATGTCCTGGATCGCGAGGCCGACTCGCTCGCGACGGCGGAAGACGATGTCGCCACCCTGCGAGCCGATCTCGACGCCCTCGACGACCGCCCACTCTCGGGCCGGAGCTTCGACGACCTGCACGACCTGTGGTCGACGTTTCGGGAGTTCCAGAGCCGTGTCGACGGCATCGCGCTCCATCGGCAGGAGACGATTCGGGGCCACCGGAGCGACCTGCCGGGCGTGCCCACCGATCTGTGTGAGTACCTCTACGCCGACCTGTCGGTCTCGTATCCCGTCCTCGCCACGCTGGCGGACCTCGGCGACGACCTAGAGCGTGCCCGCGGGCGGGTCGCTCGCGCCCTCGCCTCGACCGCCTAG
- a CDS encoding aminotransferase class V-fold PLP-dependent enzyme has protein sequence MEPEDLRASIPVCERGIYFNTGASGPAPRHVIEATTDFLEHHESVAPVEEGAYPAAYETFDETRNVVADFVGADSREIALTNSTADGIARVAAAVDWSSGDTVVRTDLEHSAGVIPWWNLRERGVDVRVLETDAGRVDLDALTDAVADPDTRLLCLNSITWNYGTRLPIAEIVEIAHDHDTLVLVDAVQSPGQVPVDVREWGADFVAAAGHKWLLGPWGAGFLYVDREVADGLTPGVAGYRSVVDPGAEELELAAGAPRLEVGTTSPAPYRGLIAAIDTVEALGYDTITAHIERLTDRLKVGLGDRLLSPHAYESGLVTFTADDPEGLVDRLADEGIHIRSLPYPDAVRASVHVFNTAGDVDALLDAL, from the coding sequence ATGGAACCCGAGGACCTCCGGGCGTCGATTCCCGTCTGTGAGCGCGGTATCTACTTCAACACCGGCGCGTCGGGGCCTGCACCCCGGCACGTGATCGAGGCGACGACCGATTTCCTCGAACACCACGAGTCCGTCGCGCCGGTCGAGGAAGGGGCCTACCCCGCTGCCTACGAGACGTTCGACGAGACGCGCAACGTCGTCGCCGACTTCGTCGGTGCCGACTCGCGGGAAATCGCGCTGACGAACAGCACGGCCGACGGCATCGCCCGCGTCGCCGCCGCGGTCGACTGGTCGTCCGGCGACACCGTCGTCCGGACCGACCTCGAACACTCCGCGGGCGTGATCCCGTGGTGGAACCTCCGTGAACGAGGTGTGGACGTGCGAGTGCTGGAGACTGACGCCGGCCGGGTCGACCTCGATGCCCTCACCGACGCCGTCGCAGATCCCGACACCCGTTTGCTCTGTCTCAACTCGATCACCTGGAACTACGGGACGCGACTGCCGATCGCCGAGATCGTGGAGATCGCCCACGACCACGACACGCTCGTTCTCGTCGACGCCGTCCAGTCGCCGGGGCAGGTCCCCGTCGACGTACGCGAGTGGGGCGCCGACTTCGTCGCCGCCGCGGGGCACAAGTGGTTGCTCGGGCCGTGGGGCGCCGGCTTCCTCTACGTCGACCGCGAGGTGGCCGACGGGCTGACCCCCGGCGTCGCGGGCTACCGGAGCGTCGTCGATCCCGGTGCCGAGGAACTGGAACTCGCCGCCGGCGCGCCCCGCCTCGAAGTGGGGACGACCTCGCCGGCCCCCTACCGCGGGCTGATCGCCGCCATCGACACCGTCGAAGCCCTCGGCTACGACACCATCACCGCCCACATCGAGCGCCTGACCGACCGCCTGAAAGTCGGACTCGGTGACCGTCTTCTGAGTCCCCACGCGTACGAGTCGGGGCTGGTGACGTTCACCGCCGACGACCCGGAGGGACTGGTCGACCGCCTCGCCGACGAGGGAATCCACATCCGGTCGCTCCCGTACCCCGACGCGGTCCGGGCGTCGGTTCACGTCTTCAACACTGCCGGCGACGTGGACGCGCTGTTGGACGCGCTGTGA
- a CDS encoding PH domain-containing protein, protein MNRLHPRIRVVWAGQAAVTAVVLTVVVIVVDQLAVDLPIWVPPLVFLLFLVGGVGLALARYRVWRYEVRDDALYLERGVFTRVRTVVPFVRIQHVDSSRGPLERLIGLANTVVYTAGSRGADVTVPGLTPGGADDLRERLKRLAIRAEGEDAV, encoded by the coding sequence ATGAACCGACTCCACCCGCGTATTCGCGTCGTCTGGGCTGGACAAGCGGCCGTCACGGCCGTCGTCCTCACTGTCGTCGTCATCGTTGTGGACCAACTCGCTGTCGACCTGCCCATCTGGGTGCCGCCGCTCGTCTTCCTCCTCTTTCTCGTCGGCGGCGTCGGCCTCGCGCTGGCGCGCTATCGCGTCTGGCGCTACGAAGTTCGGGACGACGCGCTGTATCTCGAACGCGGCGTCTTCACCCGCGTCCGTACGGTCGTCCCCTTCGTCCGTATCCAGCACGTCGACTCCTCGCGCGGCCCGCTGGAGCGGTTGATCGGCCTCGCCAACACCGTCGTCTACACCGCCGGCTCCCGCGGGGCCGACGTGACGGTTCCGGGGCTGACGCCCGGCGGCGCCGACGACCTGCGCGAGCGGCTGAAACGACTCGCCATCCGCGCCGAGGGCGAGGACGCCGTATGA
- a CDS encoding PH domain-containing protein, which produces MNRTLSPLSVPYRVVERGGSIVFTAIILFSGASAAFGPTGGLVGIVLVGFVLLALVAYEVAYYRRFEYDLDADTLDIRSGVISRRNREIPIRRVQNVDISRNVVQRLLGIAAVDFETAGGSETEASLRFVEFEEAKRLQREIGRLKREGGEAEGDDETETGEYEQPTADELFTLSSRELALVGALSFDVRIPGLLFVLLSGSVPAMSSVVPPGAGPILVAVGLLTAALGILLVSWLGGAAVAVLNYYDFRLTQVEDELQYERGLLRRYDGSIPLDKVQTLTVVDDPLKRYFGYASLHIETAGYAPGDSGSEAAVPLADRERVFALANRIDPVGSPSFSRPPKRVRRRYAIRYLLALGGVVALLYGADWVTGGALPWPPYAPVPLALLAPVAAHYKWRHRGYWLGSNHAVTRNGFLRRQIKIVPYYRIQTVIDSRTVFQRRWDVATVTADTAGSRSLVGNDAAAVDVDESVADDLRAILPTRLRESLATRRGWVDEAGDARDDVPTDERDDPPSGSDSAPST; this is translated from the coding sequence ATGAATCGGACACTCTCTCCGCTCTCCGTTCCCTACCGCGTCGTCGAACGCGGCGGGAGCATCGTCTTCACCGCGATCATCCTCTTCTCCGGCGCGTCGGCGGCGTTCGGGCCGACCGGCGGTCTCGTCGGCATCGTCCTCGTGGGCTTCGTCCTCCTCGCGCTGGTCGCCTACGAGGTGGCCTACTACCGCCGCTTCGAGTACGACCTCGATGCCGACACCCTCGACATCCGCTCGGGCGTGATCTCGCGACGCAACCGCGAAATCCCCATCCGCCGGGTCCAGAACGTCGACATCAGTCGGAACGTCGTGCAGCGGCTTCTCGGTATCGCGGCCGTCGACTTCGAGACGGCGGGCGGGAGCGAGACGGAGGCCTCGCTCCGCTTCGTCGAGTTCGAGGAAGCCAAACGGCTCCAGCGCGAGATCGGTCGGCTGAAACGCGAAGGCGGCGAGGCGGAGGGGGACGACGAGACGGAGACCGGCGAGTACGAACAGCCGACCGCCGACGAACTCTTCACGCTCTCGTCCCGCGAACTCGCACTCGTCGGGGCTCTGTCCTTCGACGTGCGGATTCCGGGCCTCCTGTTCGTCCTCCTCTCCGGGAGCGTGCCCGCGATGTCGTCGGTCGTTCCCCCGGGTGCAGGGCCGATCCTCGTCGCCGTCGGCTTGCTGACCGCCGCCCTTGGCATCCTCCTCGTCTCGTGGCTCGGCGGCGCCGCCGTGGCCGTCCTCAACTACTACGACTTCCGACTGACGCAGGTTGAGGACGAACTCCAGTACGAGCGCGGACTGTTGCGCCGGTACGACGGGTCGATCCCGCTCGACAAGGTGCAGACGCTGACGGTCGTCGACGACCCGCTGAAACGCTACTTCGGCTACGCGTCACTCCACATCGAGACGGCGGGGTACGCCCCGGGCGACAGCGGCTCCGAGGCGGCCGTCCCGCTCGCGGACCGGGAACGGGTGTTCGCCCTCGCCAACCGGATCGACCCCGTCGGCTCGCCGTCGTTCTCACGCCCGCCGAAGCGAGTGCGCCGCCGCTACGCCATCCGCTACCTCCTCGCGCTCGGCGGCGTCGTCGCACTACTCTACGGCGCCGACTGGGTCACCGGGGGCGCGCTCCCCTGGCCGCCCTACGCGCCAGTTCCGCTCGCCCTCCTCGCGCCGGTCGCCGCCCACTACAAGTGGCGCCACCGCGGCTACTGGCTCGGTTCGAATCACGCCGTCACCCGCAACGGCTTCCTCCGTCGGCAGATCAAGATCGTCCCGTACTACCGGATTCAGACGGTCATCGACTCGCGGACGGTCTTCCAGCGACGGTGGGACGTGGCGACTGTGACCGCCGATACCGCGGGGTCGCGCTCGCTCGTCGGTAACGACGCCGCCGCGGTCGACGTGGACGAGTCGGTCGCGGACGACCTGCGGGCCATCCTCCCGACGCGGCTCAGGGAGTCGTTGGCGACGCGCCGGGGCTGGGTCGACGAGGCGGGCGACGCGCGAGACGACGTGCCCACGGACGAACGCGACGACCCGCCGAGCGGCTCCGACAGCGCGCCGTCGACGTGA